From a single Chloracidobacterium thermophilum B genomic region:
- a CDS encoding amidohydrolase family protein, with product MRAVGQLRWFRLVAGLGFCLALTLDALAQQKLDIAPRVTVAIRDARLVTVSGETIERGTLVIRDGRIAAVGATAAIPSGAQIIDGKGLTVYPGMIDAATSLGLVEIPAVAATVDQGEVGDYNPNARAIVAVNPHSAHVRVTRYNGITNVATMPDGGVICGQATFINLYGTSPQEMAVVPSLGLVINFPRLNTGGGGPFAAFRQPPPANIAEAIATRNRRVEELRQVLREAADYGRAKAAAAADPNIPRPATNVVYESLLPALRGEMPVFFRADRAQDIHAVLAFAEDMGLRPIIVGGNDAWMCAAELKAKNVPVILTGVLDLPSREDDPYDVLYENAAKLHQAGVKFCISTGDNGAHVRDLPYHAGMAAAFGLSPQAALRAVTLSAAEVLGVSDRLGSLDVGKMANVVVADGDLLEPRTRVKYAFIDGRPAQLTSRHTELYEQFKERK from the coding sequence ATGAGAGCTGTTGGTCAACTTCGTTGGTTTCGGCTGGTAGCGGGCCTTGGCTTTTGCCTGGCCCTGACACTTGACGCCCTTGCCCAGCAAAAGCTGGATATTGCGCCGCGCGTGACCGTGGCCATCCGCGACGCCCGACTGGTGACGGTCAGCGGAGAAACCATCGAGCGCGGCACGCTGGTCATCCGGGACGGCCGGATTGCCGCCGTCGGTGCCACGGCGGCCATTCCCTCCGGGGCGCAAATCATTGACGGCAAGGGATTGACGGTCTATCCCGGCATGATTGACGCGGCGACATCGCTGGGCCTGGTTGAAATCCCGGCCGTAGCCGCCACGGTGGATCAGGGCGAAGTCGGCGATTACAACCCGAACGCGCGCGCCATCGTGGCCGTCAATCCGCACAGCGCCCACGTGCGCGTCACACGCTACAACGGCATCACGAATGTGGCGACAATGCCTGATGGCGGCGTCATCTGTGGACAGGCAACCTTTATCAACCTCTACGGAACGTCGCCGCAGGAAATGGCGGTTGTACCGTCGCTGGGGTTGGTCATCAACTTTCCACGGCTGAACACCGGTGGCGGGGGGCCGTTTGCAGCGTTTCGCCAGCCGCCGCCGGCCAACATTGCCGAGGCCATTGCGACGCGCAACCGGCGTGTCGAGGAACTCCGGCAGGTGCTGCGCGAAGCCGCGGATTACGGCCGCGCCAAAGCCGCCGCGGCCGCCGACCCGAACATCCCGCGTCCGGCGACAAACGTTGTGTATGAAAGCCTGCTGCCGGCGCTGCGCGGTGAAATGCCGGTGTTTTTCCGGGCTGACCGGGCGCAGGACATTCACGCCGTGCTGGCCTTTGCCGAGGACATGGGGCTGCGCCCGATTATCGTTGGGGGCAATGACGCATGGATGTGTGCGGCGGAACTCAAAGCCAAAAACGTCCCGGTCATTCTGACAGGCGTGCTCGACCTGCCCAGCCGGGAAGATGATCCCTACGATGTGCTCTATGAAAATGCGGCCAAGCTGCACCAGGCGGGTGTGAAGTTCTGCATCTCGACAGGCGACAACGGGGCGCACGTCCGCGATCTGCCCTATCACGCCGGGATGGCGGCGGCGTTTGGCCTCAGCCCCCAGGCGGCTCTGCGGGCGGTGACGCTTTCGGCGGCCGAAGTGCTGGGCGTCAGCGACCGTCTGGGATCGCTCGATGTGGGGAAAATGGCGAACGTCGTGGTCGCCGATGGCGATCTGCTCGAACCCCGGACGCGCGTCAAATATGCCTTCATTGACGGCCGTCCGGCACAACTGACGAGTCGCCACACGGAACTCTACGAGCAGTTCAAGGAACGGAAATAG
- a CDS encoding DNA-methyltransferase, which translates to MLEPDAKGSIHLADNLDVLACLPSASVDLIYIDPPFNTGRVQRRTQLRTVRSDTGDRIGFQGRRYASLVIGRRSFGDEFDDYLAFLEPRLVEAHRVLAAHGSLYFHVDYREVHYCKILLDGIFGREKFLNEIIWAYDYGGRPRRRWPAKHDNILFYVKDIEGYVFNQEAIERIPYMAPGLVGPEKAARGKLPTDTWWHTIVPTNSAEKTGYPTQKPLGILRRIIQASSLPGALVLDFFAGSGTTGAAALELGRRFLLVDNNPEALAVMAQRFDGVEGITWAGFDPTPYQKDRTTAAPVLGSGTNGGMQTARANVHLPQRLPG; encoded by the coding sequence ATGCTGGAACCCGACGCGAAAGGCAGCATCCATCTGGCTGACAACCTGGACGTGCTGGCTTGCCTGCCGTCGGCTTCGGTGGACCTCATCTACATTGACCCGCCGTTCAATACCGGCCGGGTTCAGCGCCGGACTCAGCTTCGGACGGTACGCTCGGACACCGGCGACCGGATTGGTTTTCAGGGGCGGCGCTACGCCAGCCTGGTCATCGGCCGCCGGTCTTTTGGCGACGAATTCGACGACTACCTGGCATTTCTGGAACCGCGTCTGGTGGAAGCGCACCGGGTGCTGGCCGCGCACGGCTCGCTGTATTTCCACGTGGACTACCGCGAAGTCCACTACTGCAAAATCCTGCTCGATGGCATCTTCGGGCGGGAGAAATTCCTGAACGAAATCATCTGGGCGTATGACTACGGCGGCCGTCCGCGCCGCCGCTGGCCCGCGAAGCACGACAACATCCTGTTCTATGTCAAAGACATTGAGGGGTATGTGTTCAATCAGGAGGCCATTGAGCGCATTCCCTATATGGCGCCGGGGCTGGTTGGCCCGGAGAAGGCGGCGCGGGGAAAGCTTCCCACGGACACGTGGTGGCACACGATTGTGCCGACGAACAGTGCCGAAAAGACGGGCTACCCGACCCAGAAGCCGCTGGGCATTCTGCGGCGGATCATTCAGGCGTCATCGCTGCCCGGCGCGCTGGTGCTGGATTTCTTTGCCGGCAGCGGCACAACCGGCGCGGCGGCGCTGGAACTCGGCCGCCGTTTCCTGCTCGTGGACAACAACCCGGAGGCGCTGGCGGTGATGGCGCAGCGGTTTGACGGCGTGGAAGGCATCACGTGGGCCGGCTTCGACCCAACGCCATACCAGAAAGACCGGACAACAGCCGCTCCGGTTTTGGGCAGCGGGACAAACGGCGGAATGCAAACCGCACGGGCGAATGTTCATTTGCCCCAGAGACTTCCCGGCTAG
- a CDS encoding FliO/MopB family protein: MLALIGWQATTEPLPPTGGGFFWALLQTLVALGIVCSVAYVTLRVVLPKLGGLGLRRPTGLMHIVDVLPLEPRRTLYVVEVNGKYLLVGVSEAGLQVMETLDAAAVEKHLAARETSQPPPLLAQSVGRWLMRK; encoded by the coding sequence ATGCTGGCGCTCATCGGATGGCAGGCCACCACTGAACCGCTTCCGCCAACCGGCGGCGGTTTCTTTTGGGCACTGCTCCAGACCCTCGTCGCGCTGGGGATTGTCTGTAGCGTCGCTTATGTCACCCTGCGGGTTGTCCTGCCGAAACTGGGCGGCCTCGGTCTGCGCCGGCCGACCGGGTTGATGCACATTGTGGACGTTCTGCCGCTCGAACCGCGCCGGACGCTGTATGTCGTTGAAGTCAACGGAAAGTACCTGCTGGTCGGCGTGTCGGAAGCCGGACTTCAGGTGATGGAAACCCTCGATGCGGCTGCCGTCGAGAAGCACCTGGCAGCACGTGAGACCTCTCAACCGCCGCCGCTGCTGGCGCAGTCCGTCGGGCGGTGGCTGATGCGAAAGTGA
- the fliQ gene encoding flagellar biosynthesis protein FliQ, with protein sequence MQTFLTLANQTLWLILILSLPALVVSLVVGLVISLLQALTQIQEQTLTFVPKMIATVLTLIFFGSWTFTQLITFTQQVMSYIPKVSALP encoded by the coding sequence ATGCAGACATTTTTGACGCTGGCCAACCAAACCCTCTGGCTGATTCTCATTTTGTCCCTGCCGGCGCTGGTGGTGAGTCTTGTCGTGGGGCTGGTCATCAGCCTGCTGCAAGCCCTGACGCAAATTCAGGAGCAGACGCTGACGTTCGTGCCCAAGATGATTGCTACCGTACTGACGCTGATTTTCTTTGGAAGCTGGACGTTTACCCAACTCATCACCTTTACGCAGCAGGTGATGTCCTACATTCCGAAGGTCAGTGCACTGCCGTAG
- the sctR gene encoding type III secretion system export apparatus subunit SctR, protein MALRSGLVKAVATLSLFAGMGISSSLVATAQGALQANPVVLVVTLGALALAPFALIMMTSFVKISVVLSILRNALGTQQVPPNQVITGISLILTIFIMAPVAEKMLEEAGLSDATAPVFTEMRADTLFKALDKGKEPLRAFLERNAHEADRRLFLGLAQRLAQKNGKDPNAITVRDFRVVVPAFVTSQLTEAFQIGFLLFIPFLVIDMLVSNILQAMGMFMLSPTMISLPFKLLLFVLVKGWVTLIQNLVLSYA, encoded by the coding sequence ATGGCATTGCGTTCTGGTCTTGTGAAAGCCGTGGCGACGCTTTCCCTCTTTGCCGGGATGGGCATCAGTTCGTCTCTGGTGGCGACGGCGCAGGGGGCGCTTCAGGCGAACCCGGTGGTGTTGGTTGTCACCCTGGGCGCGCTGGCGCTGGCTCCGTTTGCGCTCATCATGATGACCTCATTCGTCAAAATCTCGGTTGTCCTTTCCATCCTCAGAAACGCGCTGGGCACGCAGCAGGTGCCGCCCAACCAGGTTATCACCGGGATTTCGCTCATTCTGACGATATTCATCATGGCGCCTGTCGCTGAGAAAATGCTGGAGGAAGCCGGCCTGTCGGACGCCACCGCGCCGGTTTTCACGGAAATGCGGGCGGATACGCTGTTCAAGGCGCTGGACAAGGGCAAGGAGCCACTCCGTGCCTTTCTCGAACGCAATGCCCACGAAGCCGACCGCCGTCTGTTTCTGGGGCTGGCCCAGCGTCTGGCGCAGAAAAACGGCAAGGACCCGAATGCCATTACGGTACGGGATTTCCGCGTCGTCGTGCCGGCGTTTGTCACCAGCCAGTTGACCGAGGCGTTTCAGATTGGCTTCCTGCTGTTCATTCCCTTTCTCGTCATTGACATGCTCGTGTCGAACATCCTGCAGGCGATGGGGATGTTCATGCTGTCGCCGACAATGATTTCCCTCCCTTTCAAGCTGCTGCTCTTTGTGCTGGTCAAGGGCTGGGTGACGCTCATCCAGAATCTCGTGCTCAGCTATGCCTGA
- a CDS encoding SAM-dependent methyltransferase — protein sequence MTQPESAAPTPAALAGEDWFGSPYYALLYHHRDETEACFFIANLVRHLELRPGDRVLDIGCGRGRHATCLHEHGLEVDAFDISPACIAVAQRYAGATLRFHVHDMRLPFARGGYRSAFNMFTSFGYFADDDENARVVAAAAQALDAGGWFVLDFLNAHWVVPRLTPFSVQVIGGIRFEIQREYRDGFILKTIAFEDGGRSFRFVERVKDIRLPMLKDFFAAAGLHVQSTFGDYDLSAYVADASRRVILIGRKP from the coding sequence ATGACGCAGCCGGAATCTGCCGCCCCAACCCCCGCTGCCCTGGCCGGTGAAGACTGGTTCGGAAGCCCATACTACGCCCTGCTCTACCACCACCGGGACGAAACCGAAGCCTGTTTCTTCATTGCCAACCTCGTACGACATCTGGAGCTGCGCCCCGGCGACCGCGTGCTGGACATCGGCTGCGGACGCGGCCGCCACGCTACCTGCCTCCACGAACACGGCCTCGAAGTGGACGCCTTCGACATCTCCCCGGCCTGTATTGCCGTCGCCCAGCGCTACGCTGGTGCAACCCTGCGGTTCCACGTCCACGACATGCGGCTGCCCTTTGCCCGTGGCGGCTACCGCAGCGCCTTCAACATGTTCACCAGCTTTGGCTACTTTGCCGACGACGACGAAAATGCGCGCGTCGTTGCCGCTGCCGCCCAGGCGCTTGATGCGGGCGGCTGGTTCGTCCTCGATTTTCTCAACGCCCACTGGGTTGTTCCCCGCCTGACGCCCTTCAGCGTACAGGTCATCGGCGGCATCCGCTTTGAAATCCAACGCGAATACCGGGATGGCTTCATCCTCAAGACGATTGCCTTTGAAGATGGCGGCCGGTCGTTCCGCTTTGTCGAGCGCGTCAAGGACATCCGCCTGCCCATGCTGAAGGACTTTTTTGCAGCCGCCGGTTTGCACGTCCAGTCCACTTTCGGCGACTATGACCTTTCGGCATACGTGGCGGATGCTTCGCGCCGGGTCATTCTCATCGGACGCAAACCCTGA
- a CDS encoding tellurite resistance TerB family protein — translation MEDNTTPDVPSTEDPNEVPKDDQPFAGFPREELLAFVRGVANIIAADGKVAEEERVMLYGLIHQTGLSILDDDVKAAVEAELAGPSPIEKVIKPVTNPLLRRALYQTCVEVAVADGHLADEERLKLVEIAGLFGLNTDAARDFIQWTLDSIAIEQRGREIIAKL, via the coding sequence ATGGAAGACAACACGACCCCTGACGTACCTTCAACGGAGGACCCAAATGAAGTCCCGAAAGATGACCAACCCTTTGCTGGTTTTCCACGGGAAGAGTTGCTGGCCTTCGTGCGCGGTGTGGCCAACATCATAGCCGCCGATGGCAAAGTAGCCGAGGAAGAGCGCGTGATGCTCTACGGACTCATTCACCAGACTGGTCTTTCCATTCTCGATGACGATGTCAAAGCGGCTGTCGAAGCCGAGCTTGCGGGTCCATCGCCGATTGAAAAAGTCATCAAGCCTGTTACCAACCCGCTCCTGCGCCGGGCGTTGTATCAGACCTGCGTTGAAGTGGCCGTCGCAGATGGTCACCTGGCGGACGAGGAGCGTTTGAAGCTCGTTGAAATTGCCGGATTGTTTGGCCTGAACACCGACGCAGCGCGCGATTTTATCCAGTGGACGCTCGACAGCATAGCCATTGAACAGCGCGGTCGGGAAATTATCGCCAAGCTTTGA
- a CDS encoding transposase — MRYAPERHHRRSIRLKDCDYTRMGAYFVTLCTQGRVCLFGEIVAGEMRLNEYGEIVQKEWFRSAEIRREIVLFSDEFVVMPNHIHGIVRIVESPNAHVGATGPTAGATDATVGATDATVGATGRSPLLQGPAKRSLASFVAGFKSAVTKRINEHRGTAGAIIWQRNYYEHIIRHAESLNRIRAYILDNPLQWHLDHERAPATDAPPWADE; from the coding sequence ATGCGGTACGCCCCTGAAAGGCATCACCGCCGTTCAATCCGCCTGAAGGACTGCGATTACACCCGGATGGGGGCGTATTTTGTCACCCTCTGCACGCAGGGGCGGGTGTGTCTGTTTGGGGAGATCGTGGCGGGTGAAATGCGGTTGAATGAATACGGGGAAATTGTGCAGAAGGAATGGTTTCGTTCGGCGGAAATCCGTCGGGAAATCGTGTTGTTTTCGGATGAATTCGTGGTGATGCCCAACCACATTCACGGCATTGTGCGGATTGTGGAATCCCCCAACGCCCACGTAGGGGCAACCGGCCCCACGGCAGGGGCAACCGATGCCACGGTAGGGGCGACCGACGCCACGGTAGGGGCGACCGGCCGGTCGCCCCTACTACAAGGCCCCGCCAAACGTTCATTGGCATCGTTCGTTGCCGGGTTCAAATCGGCCGTCACCAAACGCATCAACGAACACCGTGGCACGGCCGGCGCCATCATCTGGCAACGCAATTATTACGAACACATCATCCGCCACGCGGAATCCCTCAACCGCATCCGCGCCTACATCCTGGACAACCCCCTTCAATGGCATCTGGACCACGAACGCGCGCCGGCAACCGACGCTCCCCCGTGGGCGGACGAATGA
- a CDS encoding iron-containing alcohol dehydrogenase, with product MGFISGNPPLTRPDATFAVPTEIKYGIGKVGNLTVELQLAPDLAERTRLAVFTDAGVAAAGLLDVVRQAFADSDYTIVAVMDDVPAESDTEYVKRAAARLNEAQVSLIVAVGGGSVMDTAKISAVIAAYGGEASEYEGGFMVPGPITPILAIPTTVGTGSEVTLAAVVKDNVQRRKLTIASPFLFPRMAILDPNMVATLPAKLVAWTGFDALTHAIEAYSCVEREPISAALALSAIELIADNLEAAVREPGPTEARAKMQYAATMAAMAFSNSPVGAVHAIAHSVGALFGVHHGLSNSIALPFVMEFNLPAVATYYAAVARAMGIADTGQSTEALATAAIAAVRELKQRCGVPMQYREVGVPTDADTAAAITDLTLEDICLSFNPVKGEREDILALVMRTL from the coding sequence ATGGGCTTCATCTCCGGCAATCCACCCCTGACCCGCCCGGATGCCACGTTTGCCGTTCCGACCGAAATCAAATACGGGATTGGCAAAGTCGGCAACCTGACCGTTGAACTCCAGCTTGCTCCCGATTTGGCCGAACGCACCCGCCTTGCCGTCTTTACCGACGCCGGCGTGGCGGCCGCCGGTTTGCTCGATGTTGTCCGGCAGGCCTTTGCCGATTCGGATTACACCATCGTGGCCGTCATGGACGACGTACCGGCTGAATCAGACACGGAGTATGTCAAGCGTGCGGCCGCCAGACTCAACGAAGCGCAGGTATCGCTCATCGTGGCCGTGGGCGGCGGCAGTGTCATGGACACGGCCAAGATTTCGGCTGTCATTGCGGCTTATGGCGGGGAAGCCAGTGAGTATGAAGGTGGGTTTATGGTGCCCGGCCCCATCACCCCGATTCTGGCCATTCCCACCACGGTTGGCACGGGCAGTGAAGTCACGTTGGCGGCGGTTGTCAAAGACAACGTCCAGCGCCGCAAACTCACCATCGCCAGCCCCTTCCTGTTTCCGCGCATGGCGATTCTCGACCCCAACATGGTGGCGACGCTGCCGGCCAAACTCGTTGCCTGGACGGGATTTGACGCGCTCACCCATGCCATTGAGGCCTATTCCTGCGTTGAGCGCGAACCCATTTCGGCCGCGCTTGCCCTGAGCGCCATTGAACTCATTGCCGACAATCTGGAAGCGGCTGTCCGGGAGCCAGGGCCGACCGAAGCCCGCGCCAAAATGCAGTATGCGGCAACCATGGCCGCCATGGCGTTTTCCAACTCGCCGGTTGGCGCGGTGCACGCGATTGCCCACTCCGTCGGGGCATTGTTTGGCGTGCACCACGGGCTGTCCAACTCGATTGCCCTGCCCTTTGTCATGGAGTTCAACCTGCCGGCGGTGGCGACCTACTACGCCGCCGTTGCCCGCGCCATGGGCATTGCTGACACCGGGCAATCCACCGAGGCGTTGGCAACGGCCGCCATTGCCGCCGTACGTGAGCTGAAGCAACGGTGCGGCGTCCCGATGCAGTACCGGGAAGTCGGCGTGCCGACGGATGCCGATACAGCGGCGGCGATTACCGACCTGACCCTGGAAGACATCTGCCTGTCCTTCAATCCGGTGAAAGGTGAGCGTGAGGACATCCTCGCCCTGGTGATGCGCACCCTGTAG
- a CDS encoding HesB/IscA family protein encodes MIFLTAKAVEEVKKFMASENIGAEGGLRVRVMPGGCSGFQYGLDVEDAPREDDEIIVHESNGGIRLFVDPFSGQYLEGVEIDYVSSVMGSGFTFKNPSATGSCGCGSSFTV; translated from the coding sequence ATGATTTTTTTGACAGCCAAGGCAGTTGAAGAAGTAAAGAAGTTTATGGCATCCGAAAACATTGGGGCAGAAGGCGGATTGCGGGTCCGCGTCATGCCTGGCGGGTGCTCAGGCTTTCAGTACGGACTCGACGTGGAAGATGCCCCACGTGAGGATGATGAAATCATCGTCCACGAAAGCAACGGCGGCATCCGCCTGTTCGTGGACCCCTTCAGCGGGCAGTACCTGGAAGGCGTGGAAATTGACTATGTGTCGAGCGTGATGGGTTCAGGCTTTACGTTCAAGAACCCCTCGGCAACCGGCTCGTGTGGCTGTGGTTCTTCGTTCACGGTATAG
- the sctQ gene encoding type III secretion system cytoplasmic ring protein SctQ, with protein MSQTLDDPFAFDLFAQPVAPVEPEVAPPPTEEPPARERHWTDALPKCSRAEVEASRRLGSVPTWLFGAMFRAAAPRLLTILRTPPELFGMTSFGWSEVSAAELGQTTDSHRFCATFGVGQPGATLFLQTDASFAAALVERMLGGNGTPPDGLRQVTSAEAAALEFLLLTLAWDVNALLGEPTLRLTSCARWLSFGHFQSAATSDTPTRYLVGTVSLKFAEAVGFAEFILDAATLEAFRQVGSHLLARPVSDPTLALIRQKHVAELARVQPTFSAALVIGLVEATYGELRTLEIGDFVILETIQSVLQPGGIGSVTVGVPETLMLFGELDDEFRLTIQDIVPTLPMLSSEETSMPTEETATPPAVSLDDLAVTVRIELAARRLRLEEVAQLRTGYVLELGCKPTDPVTLTIDGRPIARGELVDVEGRLGVRITQARS; from the coding sequence ATGAGTCAAACCCTGGATGATCCCTTTGCTTTTGACCTGTTTGCCCAGCCCGTGGCCCCGGTTGAACCGGAAGTGGCGCCTCCACCAACGGAGGAGCCACCGGCCCGCGAGCGGCACTGGACGGACGCGCTGCCCAAATGCTCCCGGGCCGAGGTCGAGGCCAGCCGCAGACTGGGCAGCGTTCCGACCTGGCTTTTCGGGGCGATGTTCCGGGCGGCAGCGCCCCGGCTGCTGACCATTCTCCGTACGCCGCCGGAACTGTTCGGGATGACTTCCTTCGGTTGGTCTGAAGTCAGCGCAGCCGAACTTGGGCAAACCACAGACAGTCACCGTTTCTGCGCCACTTTTGGCGTTGGTCAACCGGGAGCGACTCTGTTTCTGCAAACGGACGCCAGCTTTGCGGCGGCGCTTGTGGAACGGATGCTGGGCGGCAACGGCACACCACCGGACGGTCTGCGCCAGGTCACTTCGGCCGAGGCAGCGGCGCTGGAGTTTTTGCTGCTTACCCTGGCCTGGGATGTCAACGCCTTGCTTGGCGAGCCGACGCTGCGGCTGACATCCTGCGCGCGCTGGCTGTCCTTTGGACATTTCCAGTCGGCCGCCACGTCCGACACCCCGACCCGCTATCTGGTGGGCACCGTCAGCCTGAAGTTTGCCGAAGCCGTTGGATTTGCCGAATTCATCCTGGACGCGGCAACGCTCGAAGCATTTCGCCAGGTGGGCAGCCACCTCTTGGCGCGGCCGGTTTCCGACCCCACACTGGCGCTCATTCGCCAGAAGCACGTGGCTGAGCTGGCCAGGGTGCAGCCGACGTTTTCCGCCGCACTGGTCATCGGACTGGTCGAAGCGACCTACGGAGAGCTTCGCACGCTCGAAATCGGCGACTTTGTCATCCTCGAAACAATCCAGTCGGTGCTCCAGCCGGGCGGCATCGGGAGCGTCACGGTAGGCGTTCCAGAAACCCTGATGCTGTTCGGTGAACTGGATGACGAATTTCGCTTGACCATCCAGGACATCGTTCCCACATTACCCATGCTTTCGTCTGAGGAAACTTCCATGCCGACTGAAGAAACGGCCACGCCACCGGCCGTATCCCTGGATGACCTTGCCGTGACGGTACGCATCGAGCTGGCGGCGCGCCGCCTGCGCCTTGAGGAAGTGGCCCAGTTGCGCACAGGGTACGTCCTTGAACTCGGTTGCAAGCCGACCGATCCGGTGACGCTGACGATTGATGGCCGTCCCATTGCGCGCGGTGAACTCGTGGATGTCGAGGGCCGTCTGGGGGTACGCATCACCCAGGCACGGAGCTAA
- a CDS encoding DUF5942 domain-containing protein: protein MNPYFWNGLQHALAGLACAWGFFALAKKLKATASPRSEPASEAASARADADPSPVRLSQAGFWLALLMGSSALFFLPGHIDRPGTWADWLWQFTHYPIPDWDILWLGMPWHRWFLTHSVLIPLVVVGLTFEHRLWRAVGYGLAVGVASHLAWDAMTQSPGTPIVFLPDVFLIRGDTARTWLLAQAVLAFGLAVLAERRHPMDT, encoded by the coding sequence ATGAACCCCTACTTCTGGAACGGGCTGCAACACGCGCTGGCTGGTCTGGCGTGCGCGTGGGGCTTTTTTGCGCTGGCGAAGAAACTGAAGGCGACCGCATCACCACGGTCAGAGCCAGCGTCAGAAGCCGCCTCCGCACGTGCGGACGCAGACCCCTCGCCCGTACGGCTGTCACAGGCAGGGTTCTGGCTGGCGCTGCTGATGGGGTCCAGTGCGCTGTTTTTTCTGCCGGGGCACATTGACCGTCCGGGGACGTGGGCTGACTGGCTCTGGCAGTTTACCCACTACCCCATACCGGACTGGGACATTTTGTGGCTGGGAATGCCCTGGCACCGGTGGTTTCTGACGCACTCGGTGCTCATTCCGCTGGTCGTCGTTGGGCTGACGTTCGAGCATCGGCTGTGGCGTGCGGTCGGCTATGGGCTGGCCGTCGGCGTGGCCAGTCACCTCGCCTGGGATGCGATGACGCAAAGCCCCGGCACGCCGATTGTCTTTCTACCGGATGTGTTTCTGATTCGGGGGGACACCGCCCGGACGTGGCTTCTGGCCCAGGCGGTGCTGGCCTTTGGGCTGGCCGTTCTGGCCGAACGGCGGCATCCGATGGATACCTAG
- a CDS encoding ABC transporter permease, which produces MLFQLVWSNLRHRPVRTALSAFGVALAVTLILVNVGLVNGSQRGRAQRETNVRAELMFWRDFNLTSTSALVMPIQYTDRLRQIAGVADAAPVGQYLKPSDYGIGVEIIEGIEWESYQRLTGIRLQAGTPPVEEYDAIVDAEFIRTRRVAIGDTVMVFERPFRITGVYVPEAGTARFKMQLATMQKLLAAPERCTFIYVKCTNPAEQEAVAAHIVEELPDNTVIFIRDLPAAYEQGIPALNTFLKLVIGLAVAVGITFVFLTMYTTIAERKRDIGILKSLGASPWWIIRAIEAEALFVGLLGLLLGIGAAYLAVAGITAFTALRPEIELRWLGLAALISLLSTALGALYPAWRAARLDPVETLAE; this is translated from the coding sequence ATGCTGTTTCAACTTGTCTGGTCAAATCTACGGCACCGGCCCGTGCGGACGGCGCTCAGCGCCTTTGGCGTGGCGCTGGCCGTCACCCTCATTCTGGTCAATGTCGGTCTGGTCAACGGCTCCCAGCGCGGACGCGCCCAGCGGGAAACAAACGTCCGGGCGGAACTGATGTTCTGGCGCGATTTCAACCTGACTTCCACCTCGGCGCTGGTTATGCCAATCCAGTACACCGACCGCCTGCGGCAGATTGCCGGCGTGGCCGACGCGGCTCCGGTAGGGCAGTATCTCAAACCAAGCGACTATGGCATCGGCGTGGAAATCATCGAGGGCATCGAGTGGGAAAGCTACCAGCGCCTGACCGGTATCCGCCTTCAGGCCGGGACGCCGCCGGTTGAGGAATACGACGCCATTGTGGATGCCGAGTTCATCCGTACCCGGCGGGTGGCCATCGGCGATACGGTCATGGTTTTTGAACGCCCCTTTCGGATTACGGGCGTGTATGTGCCGGAAGCCGGTACGGCCCGCTTCAAAATGCAACTTGCCACGATGCAGAAGCTGCTCGCCGCCCCGGAACGGTGCACGTTTATCTATGTCAAGTGCACCAACCCGGCTGAACAGGAAGCCGTCGCCGCCCACATCGTTGAGGAACTGCCCGACAACACGGTGATTTTCATCCGCGACCTGCCGGCGGCTTACGAGCAGGGCATTCCGGCGCTCAACACCTTTCTCAAACTGGTCATCGGGCTGGCGGTGGCCGTCGGCATCACGTTTGTTTTTCTGACGATGTACACCACGATCGCCGAACGCAAGCGGGACATCGGGATTCTGAAATCGCTTGGCGCGTCGCCGTGGTGGATTATCCGGGCCATCGAAGCCGAGGCGCTGTTTGTCGGCCTGCTCGGTCTGCTGCTGGGCATTGGAGCCGCGTATCTGGCCGTTGCCGGCATCACGGCGTTTACCGCTCTGCGCCCGGAGATTGAACTCCGCTGGCTGGGCCTGGCAGCACTCATCAGCCTGCTCAGTACGGCGCTGGGCGCACTGTATCCGGCCTGGCGGGCGGCGCGGCTTGACCCGGTGGAAACTCTGGCTGAATAA